A genomic stretch from Azospirillaceae bacterium includes:
- a CDS encoding pitrilysin family protein, with product MTERRRSGRPVAAALVGLALLSAPVPSTPAAAQQETMGQGVFFPETFTLSNGMQVVAVVNRRVPVVAHMLMYKVGAADEPRGKSGIAHYLEHLMFKGTETRAPGEFSRIVARNGGRDNAFTSWDYTGYYQTIAADRLETVMRMEADRMANLRLTDEVTAPELQVVLEERRQTVSSSPARRLGEEVSAALFVHHPYGTPIIGWQDEVAGLTREDAEAFYRQWYAPNNAVLLVSGDVDLERFRALAEEVYGRIPARPVPTRTRVAEPRLETARRVVLRDAEVRQPAFQRYFLAPSYSRGATEHAYPLQVLAEIMGGETGRLYQSLAVEQKVATSASMSYGADVFDLSSVGVYASPAPSATVEQVEAAVEAELLKLLKDGVTVAEVERAKRRLRFEAVYARDSVFGPARTLGTALATGQSVEDVEEWPSRIAAVTVEQVNAAARAVLGTSGHVTGLLLPVAGDRAEAVR from the coding sequence GTGACCGAACGCCGCCGTTCCGGCCGTCCCGTCGCCGCCGCCCTGGTGGGGTTGGCGTTGTTGTCCGCCCCCGTCCCCTCCACTCCGGCCGCCGCACAGCAGGAGACCATGGGTCAAGGCGTCTTCTTCCCCGAAACCTTCACCCTGTCCAACGGCATGCAAGTGGTGGCGGTGGTCAACCGCCGTGTGCCGGTGGTCGCCCACATGCTGATGTACAAGGTCGGTGCGGCCGATGAGCCGCGTGGCAAGTCGGGCATTGCGCACTACCTCGAGCACCTGATGTTCAAGGGCACCGAGACCCGCGCACCCGGCGAGTTCAGCCGCATCGTCGCGCGCAACGGCGGCCGTGACAACGCCTTCACCTCGTGGGACTACACCGGCTACTACCAGACCATTGCGGCCGACCGGCTGGAAACCGTCATGCGGATGGAGGCCGACCGCATGGCGAACCTGCGCCTGACCGACGAGGTCACCGCACCCGAATTGCAGGTCGTGCTGGAGGAGCGGCGCCAGACCGTCTCCAGCAGCCCGGCGCGCCGCCTGGGCGAAGAGGTCTCGGCCGCGCTGTTCGTCCATCATCCCTACGGCACCCCGATCATCGGATGGCAGGACGAGGTCGCCGGGCTGACCCGTGAGGACGCCGAGGCCTTCTACCGGCAGTGGTACGCACCCAACAATGCCGTCCTGCTGGTGTCCGGCGACGTGGACCTGGAGCGGTTCCGTGCGCTGGCGGAAGAGGTCTATGGCCGGATTCCGGCACGGCCGGTCCCGACCCGCACCCGGGTGGCCGAGCCGCGCCTGGAAACGGCGCGCCGTGTCGTCCTGCGCGACGCGGAGGTGCGCCAGCCCGCCTTCCAGCGCTACTTCCTGGCCCCTTCCTACAGCCGCGGCGCCACCGAACACGCCTATCCCCTGCAGGTTCTGGCCGAGATCATGGGCGGCGAGACCGGGCGGCTGTACCAGTCGCTCGCGGTCGAGCAGAAGGTGGCGACGTCGGCCAGCATGTCCTATGGCGCGGACGTCTTCGACCTGTCCTCGGTCGGGGTGTACGCGTCCCCGGCGCCATCGGCCACGGTGGAGCAGGTCGAGGCGGCGGTCGAGGCCGAACTCCTGAAGCTCCTCAAGGACGGGGTGACGGTGGCGGAGGTCGAACGGGCCAAGCGCCGCCTGCGCTTCGAGGCCGTGTACGCCCGCGACAGCGTTTTCGGTCCGGCCCGTACGCTGGGCACCGCCCTTGCGACCGGCCAGTCCGTCGAGGACGTGGAGGAGTGGCCCTCGCGCATCGCCGCGGTGACGGTGGAACAGGTCAATGCGGCCGCGCGCGCCGTGCTCGGCACGTCCGGCCATGTGACGGGCCTCCTGCTCCCCGTGGCCGGGGACCGCGCGGAGGCCGTGCGATGA
- a CDS encoding pitrilysin family protein has product MTRYRPLEVLRRMATVIALAPALLAAPAYAIDIERVVSPGGIEAWLVRDPKTPIIAIEFVFEGGSALDPAGREGTANMMAALLTEGAGELDSTAYQERLADDAISVGFSTDRDAVFGSIRTLAENADSAWDLGRMALLEPRFDASAVERVRGQILAGLRRDLANPGAVAGQVFGRAVFEGHPYGRPPRGTLETVPTVTVEDMQGFRRARLARDNLLVAVSGDIAPEALGPVLDRLFGDLPAKSEPFQMPLAQAKGGGEVVVVQRPTPQSIVNMGQQGIRRSDPDWFPAQIMNYVLGGGSFSSRLMEEIRVKRGLTYGVSSGLSAWDEGALLTAGGSTNNPNAGAFVDLVKAEWQRMAEGGVTDEELADAKTYLTGSFPLQFTTTSSIARVLLQVRRDDLGIDYLARRNALIDAVTREDVARVAKRLLDADQLLTVIVGRPEGVKPTRVIEDWRG; this is encoded by the coding sequence ATGACCCGCTACCGACCCTTGGAGGTTTTGCGCCGCATGGCCACCGTGATCGCCCTTGCGCCCGCGTTGCTGGCCGCACCGGCCTACGCCATCGATATCGAGCGAGTGGTCAGCCCTGGCGGGATCGAAGCCTGGCTGGTGCGCGATCCGAAGACCCCGATCATCGCCATCGAATTCGTGTTCGAGGGGGGCAGCGCGCTCGATCCCGCCGGCCGGGAAGGCACGGCCAACATGATGGCGGCGCTCCTGACGGAGGGGGCGGGCGAACTCGACTCGACCGCCTATCAGGAACGGTTGGCCGACGATGCCATCTCGGTCGGGTTCAGCACCGATCGGGATGCGGTGTTCGGAAGCATCCGGACCCTGGCCGAAAACGCGGACAGCGCCTGGGATCTCGGCCGCATGGCGTTGCTGGAGCCGCGGTTCGACGCCTCGGCGGTGGAGCGGGTTCGCGGCCAGATCCTGGCCGGCCTGCGACGCGATCTGGCGAACCCCGGCGCGGTCGCCGGCCAAGTGTTCGGGCGCGCCGTTTTCGAGGGGCATCCCTACGGACGCCCGCCCCGCGGTACGCTGGAAACGGTGCCGACTGTGACCGTGGAGGACATGCAGGGGTTCCGCCGCGCGCGGCTGGCCCGGGACAACCTGTTGGTGGCGGTGTCCGGCGACATCGCGCCGGAGGCGCTGGGGCCTGTCCTCGACCGCCTCTTCGGCGATCTGCCGGCGAAGAGCGAGCCTTTCCAAATGCCCTTGGCCCAGGCCAAGGGGGGCGGCGAGGTCGTGGTCGTCCAGCGTCCGACCCCGCAGAGCATCGTGAACATGGGCCAGCAGGGTATCCGGCGGTCCGACCCGGATTGGTTCCCGGCCCAAATCATGAACTACGTGCTCGGCGGCGGCAGCTTCTCGTCGCGCCTGATGGAGGAGATCCGGGTCAAGCGCGGGCTGACATACGGTGTTTCATCGGGCCTGTCCGCCTGGGACGAGGGAGCGCTTTTGACCGCCGGCGGGTCCACCAACAACCCCAATGCCGGTGCCTTCGTGGATCTGGTCAAGGCGGAGTGGCAACGGATGGCCGAGGGGGGCGTGACCGACGAGGAATTGGCGGACGCCAAGACCTACCTGACCGGGTCCTTCCCGCTGCAGTTCACCACCACCTCCTCGATCGCGCGCGTGCTGCTGCAGGTGCGGCGGGACGATCTGGGGATCGATTACCTGGCCCGGCGCAACGCCCTGATCGACGCGGTGACACGCGAGGATGTTGCCCGTGTCGCCAAGCGCCTGCTGGACGCCGACCAGCTCCTGACCGTCATCGTCGGCCGGCCCGAGGGCGTGAAGCCGACCCGGGTGATCGAGGACTGGCGCGGGTAG